In Streptomyces violaceusniger Tu 4113, one DNA window encodes the following:
- a CDS encoding dipeptidase, whose amino-acid sequence MSTGLPLPAKTVRRLELWDSYRSYQYLEAGEDFRAFELAPAIGRVPGSALEWSEDVEVRARDFEERHPVISAHDHLSLRPADPGDFADYRRQGRESIPYEGVAHSGVDLFFDGGPAAVSMIRSHAPWDWDDTVSDLAMRQADLAHQRLVAPVRTLEEADRARAGDQVGVVLTLESASPIGNDIDRLDLLHGLGVRLLGLVYSESNQLGSGLADTGDTGLTLLGRRALRRMNDLGIIVDVSHSGDATALDAVRRSAAPVVITHAGSRALWPTPRMKPDDVIRACAGSGGFIGVEAAPHTTITAQHPRHSLDSVMEHIERCIDLVGIDHVAFGPDTNFGDHTAWHRTFAPLFGKDDAHDGKAPELPPHEEVAYVRGCENPAEAVGNMIRWLFERGYSEADVAKLAGGNVRRVAETVWGR is encoded by the coding sequence ATGAGCACTGGACTTCCCCTGCCCGCCAAGACCGTCCGGCGCCTGGAGCTGTGGGACTCCTACCGCTCGTACCAGTATCTGGAGGCCGGGGAGGACTTCCGCGCCTTCGAGCTGGCGCCCGCCATCGGCCGGGTCCCCGGGTCCGCGCTGGAGTGGAGCGAGGACGTCGAGGTCCGCGCGCGGGACTTCGAGGAGCGCCATCCGGTGATCTCCGCGCATGACCATCTCTCGCTGCGCCCCGCGGATCCGGGCGACTTCGCCGACTACCGCCGCCAGGGCCGGGAGTCGATTCCCTACGAGGGCGTCGCCCACTCAGGGGTCGACCTGTTCTTCGACGGCGGCCCGGCCGCGGTGAGCATGATCCGCTCGCATGCCCCCTGGGACTGGGACGACACGGTCAGCGATCTGGCCATGCGCCAGGCGGACCTCGCCCATCAGCGGCTGGTGGCGCCCGTCCGTACGCTCGAGGAGGCCGACCGGGCGCGGGCCGGCGATCAGGTGGGGGTGGTGCTGACCCTGGAGTCCGCCTCCCCCATCGGCAATGACATCGACCGGCTCGATCTGCTCCACGGTCTGGGCGTCCGCCTGCTCGGCCTGGTCTACAGCGAGAGCAATCAGCTCGGTTCGGGGCTCGCCGACACCGGTGACACCGGTCTGACCCTGCTCGGCCGCCGGGCGTTGCGCCGGATGAACGACCTCGGGATCATCGTCGACGTCTCGCACAGCGGGGACGCGACGGCCCTGGACGCCGTGCGCCGCTCCGCAGCGCCCGTGGTGATCACCCATGCCGGGTCCCGGGCGCTGTGGCCGACTCCGCGGATGAAGCCGGACGATGTGATCCGGGCCTGCGCCGGCTCCGGCGGGTTCATCGGTGTCGAGGCGGCGCCGCATACGACCATCACCGCCCAGCACCCCCGGCACAGCCTGGACTCGGTGATGGAACACATCGAGCGCTGTATCGATCTGGTCGGCATCGACCATGTGGCCTTCGGCCCGGACACCAACTTCGGCGATCACACGGCCTGGCACCGGACGTTCGCCCCGCTCTTCGGCAAGGACGACGCGCACGACGGCAAGGCCCCCGAACTGCCGCCGCACGAGGAGGTCGCGTACGTACGCGGCTGTGAGAACCCCGCGGAGGCCGTCGGCAACATGATCCGGTGGCTGTTCGAGCGGGGCTACTCCGAAGCGGACGTGGCCAAGCTGGCCGGGGGCAACGTACGGCGGGTCGCCGAGACCGTCTGGGGCCGCTGA
- a CDS encoding PA14 domain-containing protein: MALALGALGLLTGPGPAAADTPSDDSPVVQGLRGDYYLQSAPGAFDFHELKATSLDTALDFDNLDPRLQATTGRSDDVSVRWTGQITPERSGAHTFSITGDNGFRLWIDGKPVIDHWVDDWDKEQTSQPVELTAGKAYDIKVEYFEHYGGSNLHLSWTPPGAAKAPVPASAFRLPADFDYDGPLASAVQPDGRTLLLDFAQPLTAPPADLTSHLTAVIGGAAWPLGRARLDASDPSRLLLALKEPVVGRGGEAVVRYDGEGGLEDGDGAIEPYVSFGGNTSTYQLSTPWAKDVGPDNAHPEYPRPQLTRDQWRNLNGDWQFAAAKEGEKPPVGQRLKERILVPYPVESKLSGVERHEDRMWYRRTFTVPDDWKVGDGKRLRLNFDAVDWQAEVYVNGTRVADHRGGYDRFSADVTDALRPGRTQELIVGVYDPTDAADGENPPMGKQRLDPSGIFYTPSSGIWQTVWMEPVATDHVDTLKLTPDVPGETLTTEVRGVRDGVPVTATAYDGRRVIGTATGRTGKPLTVPVPSPHLWSPDDPHLYQLKVTVGRGASADRVESYFGMRSIAVKEVDGKKRTVLNGKPIFSMATLDQGFWPDGLHTAPTDEALAYDLKMHKRMGFNSVRKHIKVEPDRWYYWADRLGLMVWQDMPAMNTVTPSEKAQAQYEHEMKRMIDQHVSSPSIAIWVTFNESWGQYGGPKVPELAKGWDPTRLIDGASGWNDTGNGDLADIHAYPGPGDPRPDASRAGVTGEYGGLGLAIPGHAWPVQHTYVGVDKDQYTEEYLKLLDKVRELVACNGSSGAVYTQITDVEGELNGLLTYDRKEIKPDVERLRRAHQALIRDAADPASMECTT; encoded by the coding sequence GTGGCCTTGGCGCTTGGCGCGCTCGGTCTGCTGACCGGTCCAGGTCCGGCCGCGGCCGACACCCCCTCCGACGACTCCCCGGTCGTCCAGGGCCTCCGCGGCGACTACTACCTCCAGTCCGCCCCGGGGGCCTTCGACTTCCATGAGCTGAAGGCCACCAGCCTCGACACCGCCCTGGACTTCGACAATCTGGATCCGCGGCTGCAGGCGACCACCGGACGGTCCGACGACGTCAGCGTCCGCTGGACCGGCCAGATCACACCGGAGCGCTCCGGTGCGCACACCTTCTCGATCACCGGCGACAACGGCTTCCGGCTGTGGATCGACGGCAAACCGGTCATCGACCACTGGGTGGACGACTGGGACAAGGAGCAGACCTCCCAGCCCGTCGAGCTCACCGCGGGCAAGGCGTACGACATCAAGGTCGAGTACTTCGAGCACTACGGCGGCTCCAACCTCCATCTGTCCTGGACCCCGCCGGGAGCGGCCAAGGCGCCCGTACCCGCGTCCGCCTTCCGGCTGCCCGCCGACTTCGACTACGACGGCCCCCTGGCCAGCGCCGTCCAGCCCGACGGCCGCACCCTGCTGCTGGACTTCGCCCAGCCCCTGACCGCTCCCCCGGCCGATCTGACGTCACATCTGACCGCGGTCATCGGCGGCGCGGCCTGGCCGCTCGGGCGCGCCCGGCTGGACGCTTCCGACCCGTCCCGGCTGCTGCTCGCCCTGAAGGAGCCGGTGGTCGGCCGCGGTGGCGAGGCGGTCGTGCGCTACGACGGCGAGGGCGGCCTGGAGGACGGTGACGGCGCCATCGAGCCGTATGTGTCCTTCGGCGGCAACACGTCGACGTATCAGCTCAGCACTCCCTGGGCCAAGGACGTCGGCCCGGACAACGCCCACCCCGAGTACCCGCGCCCCCAGCTCACCCGCGATCAGTGGCGCAACCTCAACGGCGACTGGCAGTTCGCCGCCGCGAAGGAGGGGGAGAAGCCCCCCGTCGGGCAGCGGCTCAAGGAGCGGATCCTGGTGCCGTACCCGGTGGAGTCCAAGCTCTCCGGCGTGGAGCGCCATGAGGACCGCATGTGGTACCGGCGGACGTTCACCGTGCCGGACGACTGGAAGGTCGGCGACGGAAAGCGGTTGCGGCTGAACTTCGACGCCGTCGACTGGCAGGCCGAGGTGTATGTCAACGGCACCCGGGTGGCCGACCACCGCGGCGGCTACGACCGGTTCAGCGCCGATGTCACCGACGCCCTGCGGCCGGGCCGCACCCAGGAGCTGATCGTCGGCGTCTACGACCCGACGGACGCGGCCGACGGCGAGAACCCGCCGATGGGCAAGCAGCGCCTCGACCCCAGCGGCATCTTCTACACCCCCTCCTCCGGCATCTGGCAGACCGTCTGGATGGAGCCGGTCGCCACCGACCACGTGGACACGCTCAAGCTGACCCCGGACGTCCCCGGCGAGACCCTCACCACCGAGGTCCGCGGGGTGCGGGACGGCGTCCCGGTCACCGCCACCGCCTACGACGGACGGCGCGTGATCGGCACCGCCACCGGGCGCACCGGGAAGCCGCTGACCGTCCCCGTGCCCTCGCCGCATCTGTGGTCCCCCGACGATCCGCATCTGTACCAGCTCAAGGTCACGGTCGGCCGGGGCGCCTCGGCGGACCGGGTGGAGAGCTACTTCGGCATGCGGAGCATCGCCGTCAAGGAGGTGGACGGCAAGAAGCGTACGGTGCTCAACGGGAAGCCGATCTTCTCCATGGCCACCCTCGACCAGGGGTTCTGGCCCGACGGGCTGCACACCGCGCCGACCGACGAGGCCCTCGCGTACGACCTGAAGATGCACAAGCGCATGGGCTTCAACTCGGTGCGCAAGCACATCAAGGTCGAGCCCGACCGCTGGTACTACTGGGCCGACCGGCTGGGCCTGATGGTGTGGCAGGACATGCCCGCCATGAATACGGTCACCCCGTCCGAGAAGGCGCAGGCGCAGTACGAGCACGAGATGAAGCGGATGATCGACCAGCACGTCAGCAGTCCGTCGATCGCCATCTGGGTCACCTTCAACGAGAGCTGGGGCCAGTACGGCGGCCCGAAGGTGCCCGAGCTCGCCAAGGGCTGGGACCCCACTCGGCTCATCGACGGCGCCAGCGGCTGGAACGACACCGGCAACGGCGACCTCGCCGATATTCACGCCTATCCAGGGCCGGGCGATCCGCGCCCCGACGCCTCACGGGCGGGCGTCACCGGCGAGTACGGCGGCCTGGGCCTGGCCATACCGGGACATGCCTGGCCCGTGCAGCACACCTATGTCGGCGTGGACAAGGACCAGTACACCGAGGAGTATCTGAAGCTGCTGGACAAGGTGCGCGAGCTGGTCGCGTGCAACGGCAGCAGCGGAGCCGTCTACACCCAGATCACGGATGTGGAGGGCGAGCTCAACGGGCTGCTCACCTATGACCGCAAGGAGATCAAGCCCGATGTGGAGCGGCTGCGCCGGGCCCATCAGGCGCTGATCCGCGACGCGGCGGACCCGGCGTCCATGGAGTGCACCACGTAA
- a CDS encoding amino acid ABC transporter ATP-binding protein translates to MTVASEKQSQAVVSLRGIRKSFRGTEVLHGISLDIHRGETVCLIGPSGSGKSTLLRCVNHLEVPDQGVVVVDGSVIGYQLRGRTLHELGPRELAAQRSAMGMVFQSFNLFPHLTARENIVEAPRRVLGLSKTQADKRAVELMTRVGLAHKLDSYPDKLSGGQQQRVAIARALAMRPKVMLFDEPTSALDPEMVQEVLSVIRDLAREGMTLVVVTHEMRFAADIADRIVFMDDGRIVEEGAPGQLLRAPTHDRTRTFLSKVSP, encoded by the coding sequence ATGACCGTGGCATCGGAAAAGCAATCGCAGGCGGTCGTCTCCCTGCGTGGGATCCGTAAGTCGTTCCGTGGCACCGAGGTGTTGCACGGCATCTCCCTGGATATCCACCGAGGTGAGACGGTCTGTCTGATCGGTCCCTCCGGATCCGGAAAGAGCACGCTGCTGCGCTGCGTCAATCACCTCGAGGTGCCGGACCAGGGCGTGGTGGTGGTCGACGGCAGCGTCATCGGCTACCAGCTTCGCGGCCGCACTCTGCATGAGCTGGGCCCGCGGGAGCTGGCCGCCCAACGCTCGGCGATGGGCATGGTGTTCCAGAGCTTCAATCTGTTCCCGCACCTGACCGCCCGCGAGAACATCGTGGAGGCACCGCGCCGGGTGCTCGGGCTCTCCAAGACCCAAGCCGACAAGCGGGCCGTGGAGCTGATGACCCGGGTCGGGCTCGCCCACAAGCTGGACAGCTATCCCGACAAGCTCTCCGGCGGTCAGCAGCAGCGGGTGGCCATCGCCCGCGCCCTGGCGATGCGCCCCAAGGTGATGCTCTTCGACGAGCCGACCTCCGCCCTCGACCCCGAGATGGTGCAGGAGGTGCTCAGCGTCATCAGGGACCTGGCCCGCGAGGGCATGACGCTGGTCGTCGTCACCCATGAGATGCGCTTCGCCGCCGATATCGCTGACCGGATCGTTTTCATGGACGACGGCCGGATCGTCGAAGAAGGTGCACCCGGCCAGCTACTGCGCGCCCCCACACACGACCGCACCCGTACGTTCCTGTCGAAGGTCTCCCCATGA
- a CDS encoding GNAT family N-acetyltransferase, protein MSVEFLGTAATDDGSQPGPRSGAAFAADPPHRLTVARVTVDDPRVEPLLRELAYEYSTRYGRAADRELNRYPAEEFAPPHGELLLLLEGGEPVAGGAYRRYDERTAELKRIWTHSGHRRRGLARRVVTELERSAAERGYRRIYLTTGPRQPEARGLYLATGYTPLFDISADPETIGPLPFEKGL, encoded by the coding sequence ATGTCCGTGGAGTTCCTCGGCACCGCCGCCACCGACGACGGCTCGCAGCCCGGTCCGCGCTCCGGCGCGGCCTTCGCGGCCGACCCCCCGCACCGGCTGACAGTGGCCCGGGTGACCGTGGACGATCCGCGGGTCGAGCCGCTGCTGCGCGAGCTGGCGTACGAGTACTCCACCCGCTACGGCAGGGCTGCCGACCGTGAGCTGAACCGCTATCCGGCCGAGGAGTTCGCCCCGCCGCACGGGGAGCTGCTTCTGCTGCTGGAGGGCGGAGAGCCGGTCGCCGGGGGTGCGTACCGGCGGTACGACGAGCGAACGGCGGAGCTCAAGCGGATCTGGACGCACTCGGGCCATCGGCGGCGCGGGCTGGCCCGCCGGGTGGTGACGGAGTTGGAGCGGTCGGCCGCCGAGCGCGGCTACCGCCGGATCTACCTCACCACCGGGCCCCGCCAGCCGGAGGCGCGCGGGCTGTATCTGGCCACCGGCTACACCCCGCTGTTCGATATCTCGGCCGACCCGGAGACCATCGGCCCGCTCCCCTTCGAAAAGGGGCTGTAG
- a CDS encoding MFS transporter: MTAHPPRSGPVVAVLAFGGIVVSLMQTLVVPLIPDLPGLLHTSASDASWAITATLLAGAVATPVLGRLGDMYGKRRTLLLSLTMLVVGSVVCALSDALAPMIVGRALQGFSAGVIPLGISIMRDELPAERLGSAMALMSSSLGVGGALGLPGAAALAEHADWHVLFWVSASLGVVVIALVLALVPESPVRGGGRFDLVGAIGLSAGLLCLLLAVSKGADWGWASTTTIGLFGGAVVVLLLWSRWELRVTGPLVDLRTTVRRQVLLTNLASIVIGFAMFGMSLVLPQLLQMPEATGYGLGQSMMTAGLCLGPSGLVMMAISPLSARITATSGPKVSLMLGAGVIAAGYGMGVFLMDAAWQVVIISCVIGAGIGLAYSAMPALIMSAVPVSETGAANGLNTLMRSIGTSTASAVVGVVLAHMTTAFGPTEVPSLNGFRTAFVIGGGAALVALAVASLLPGRGPDRLTAPSERSGTPQPVAGR, from the coding sequence ATGACCGCCCACCCGCCGCGCTCCGGACCGGTGGTCGCCGTCCTGGCGTTCGGCGGAATCGTCGTCTCCCTGATGCAGACCCTCGTCGTGCCGCTGATCCCGGACCTCCCGGGGCTGCTGCACACCTCGGCCTCGGACGCCTCCTGGGCGATCACCGCCACCCTGCTCGCCGGCGCCGTGGCCACCCCCGTACTGGGCCGGCTCGGCGATATGTACGGCAAGCGGCGGACGCTGCTGCTCAGCCTGACGATGCTGGTGGTCGGATCGGTGGTGTGCGCACTCTCCGACGCGCTCGCGCCCATGATCGTCGGCCGTGCGCTCCAGGGCTTCTCCGCGGGCGTGATCCCGCTGGGCATCAGCATCATGCGGGACGAGTTGCCCGCCGAACGGCTCGGCTCGGCGATGGCCCTGATGAGCTCCTCGCTGGGCGTCGGCGGCGCACTCGGCCTGCCCGGCGCCGCGGCGCTGGCCGAACACGCCGACTGGCATGTGCTGTTCTGGGTCTCGGCGAGCCTGGGCGTGGTGGTGATCGCGCTGGTGCTGGCGCTCGTACCGGAGTCCCCGGTGCGCGGCGGCGGGCGATTCGACCTGGTGGGCGCCATCGGGCTGTCGGCCGGGCTGCTCTGTCTGCTGCTGGCCGTCTCCAAGGGCGCCGACTGGGGTTGGGCCAGCACGACCACCATCGGGCTGTTCGGCGGCGCGGTGGTCGTGCTGCTGCTGTGGAGCCGGTGGGAGCTGCGGGTGACCGGGCCGCTGGTGGATCTGCGCACCACCGTCCGGCGTCAGGTGCTGCTGACCAATCTGGCCTCCATCGTCATCGGCTTCGCGATGTTCGGGATGTCGCTGGTGCTGCCGCAACTCCTGCAGATGCCCGAGGCGACGGGGTACGGACTGGGCCAGTCGATGATGACCGCCGGTCTGTGCCTGGGCCCGTCCGGTCTGGTGATGATGGCCATCTCACCGCTGTCGGCGCGGATTACGGCCACCTCGGGCCCCAAGGTGTCGCTGATGCTCGGCGCGGGGGTGATCGCCGCCGGGTACGGCATGGGCGTCTTCCTGATGGACGCCGCATGGCAGGTCGTGATCATCTCGTGTGTGATCGGCGCCGGGATCGGCCTCGCCTACTCCGCCATGCCCGCGCTGATCATGTCGGCGGTTCCGGTGTCCGAGACGGGCGCGGCCAACGGCCTCAACACTCTGATGCGGTCCATCGGCACCTCGACCGCCAGTGCCGTGGTGGGCGTCGTCCTCGCCCATATGACCACCGCGTTCGGGCCCACCGAGGTCCCGTCCCTGAACGGCTTCCGCACCGCCTTCGTGATCGGCGGCGGCGCCGCGCTGGTGGCGCTCGCGGTCGCCTCGCTGCTGCCGGGCCGCGGTCCGGACCGGCTCACGGCCCCGTCGGAGCGGTCCGGCACACCGCAGCCGGTGGCGGGCCGCTGA
- a CDS encoding lamin tail domain-containing protein, whose amino-acid sequence MSAYTARIGAAVAAGCAIALLYPATPAGAAGSVHLSKIYYDSPGPDNRSTSSLNGEYVQIKNSTSRGASLKGWVLVDASNHKYTFPSYTLGAGKTVTVRTGIGSDTSATKYQDRRAYVWNNDADKATLRKTGGSTVDTCSYNSSRVDYKLC is encoded by the coding sequence ATGTCCGCATACACCGCCCGCATCGGCGCGGCGGTCGCCGCCGGCTGCGCGATCGCCCTGCTGTACCCGGCGACGCCCGCCGGTGCCGCGGGCTCCGTACACCTTTCCAAGATCTACTACGACTCGCCCGGCCCGGACAACCGGAGCACTTCCAGCCTCAACGGCGAGTACGTCCAGATCAAGAACTCCACCTCGCGCGGGGCCAGCCTCAAGGGCTGGGTGCTCGTCGACGCGAGCAACCACAAGTACACCTTCCCGAGCTACACCCTCGGCGCGGGCAAGACCGTGACCGTCCGGACCGGCATCGGCTCCGACACCTCGGCCACCAAGTACCAGGACCGCCGGGCGTACGTCTGGAACAACGACGCCGACAAGGCCACCCTCCGCAAGACCGGCGGCTCCACGGTCGACACCTGCTCGTACAACAGCAGCCGGGTCGACTACAAGCTCTGCTGA
- a CDS encoding SDR family NAD(P)-dependent oxidoreductase: protein MGRRIVVSGGGTGIGLAAAETFAAEGDRVVILGRRAEVLRTAADKLNAAYGPDLVTWTSADLSDPEQTRRAAEFIAADGGVDVVVTNAGGNVAASNDGTLEGIADQYQRNFAANVLTAVLLTEALLPHLTRPGGRIVHLSSVAALRGPGSYGGTKAALHTYTFELAKRLGPEGVTANAVAPGYVEDTEFFGDRGTPEFIAQQIGQTLTGQPGTPVEIAAAIRYLASPEAAYVTGQVLHINGGAQLGR from the coding sequence ATGGGGCGACGGATCGTGGTGTCGGGCGGCGGTACCGGCATAGGACTGGCGGCCGCGGAGACCTTCGCCGCCGAAGGGGACCGAGTGGTCATCCTCGGGCGCCGCGCCGAGGTGCTGCGCACGGCGGCGGACAAGCTCAACGCCGCCTACGGCCCCGACCTGGTCACCTGGACCAGTGCGGACCTCAGCGACCCGGAACAGACTCGGCGCGCCGCCGAGTTCATCGCGGCGGACGGCGGGGTTGACGTCGTCGTCACCAACGCCGGCGGCAATGTCGCGGCCTCCAACGACGGCACCCTCGAAGGCATCGCCGACCAGTACCAGCGGAACTTCGCGGCCAACGTGCTGACCGCCGTACTGCTCACCGAGGCGCTGCTGCCCCACCTCACCCGGCCCGGCGGCCGGATCGTCCATCTGTCCTCGGTCGCGGCGCTGCGCGGCCCCGGATCGTACGGCGGCACCAAGGCCGCGCTGCACACCTACACCTTCGAGCTGGCCAAGCGGCTCGGCCCGGAGGGCGTCACCGCCAACGCGGTGGCCCCCGGCTATGTCGAGGACACCGAGTTCTTCGGCGATCGCGGCACGCCCGAGTTCATCGCCCAGCAGATCGGGCAGACGCTCACCGGACAGCCCGGGACGCCCGTCGAGATCGCGGCCGCCATCCGCTATCTGGCCTCCCCGGAGGCCGCGTACGTCACCGGCCAGGTCCTGCACATCAACGGCGGTGCGCAGTTGGGCCGCTGA
- a CDS encoding amino acid ABC transporter permease — MTKVPNVDALPEPTVLKRAKRRRPGLLVANGIVLVLAAMAVTTIFTNPRFEWNTVAKYFFEIRVLKGIGVSIGMTAVTMAISLASGTLVALMRMGDSRLMSTVAAAFIWVFRSIPMLVQLLFWYNLAALFPTLSLGIPWGPRFVTFDSNDVIGPLTAAIIGLTLHETAYIAELIRSGLLAVPDGQHQAASALGLTPAQIFFRITLPQALRVIVPPMGNELISLLKATSLVSVITLADLLYSVQLIYAKNFQTVPLLIVAAIWYMIITGVITLLQQRLERRLGRHTLISADKAGKVKRIEHSV; from the coding sequence ATGACCAAAGTCCCGAACGTCGATGCACTACCCGAGCCAACCGTGCTCAAACGCGCGAAGCGACGGCGTCCCGGACTTCTGGTGGCCAATGGGATCGTGCTGGTACTGGCCGCGATGGCGGTCACCACGATATTCACCAACCCTCGTTTCGAGTGGAACACCGTCGCGAAGTACTTCTTTGAAATCCGGGTGCTGAAGGGCATCGGGGTCAGCATCGGAATGACCGCGGTGACCATGGCGATTTCTCTGGCTTCCGGCACCCTGGTCGCTCTTATGCGGATGGGCGACTCCCGGCTTATGTCCACGGTCGCGGCGGCGTTTATCTGGGTTTTCCGCAGCATTCCCATGCTGGTGCAGCTACTGTTCTGGTACAACCTCGCCGCCTTGTTTCCGACACTGTCCCTCGGCATTCCCTGGGGGCCGCGTTTCGTCACCTTCGACTCGAACGACGTCATCGGCCCGCTGACCGCCGCGATCATCGGCCTGACCCTCCATGAGACCGCGTACATCGCGGAGTTGATCCGTTCGGGGCTGCTCGCGGTACCCGACGGACAGCATCAGGCGGCGTCCGCGCTGGGGTTGACGCCGGCTCAGATCTTCTTCCGCATCACCCTCCCCCAGGCGCTGCGGGTCATCGTCCCACCGATGGGAAATGAGCTGATATCTCTCCTCAAGGCCACCTCCCTCGTCAGCGTGATCACCCTGGCCGACCTGCTCTACTCGGTCCAGCTCATTTACGCCAAGAACTTCCAGACCGTTCCGCTGTTGATCGTGGCCGCCATTTGGTACATGATCATCACTGGCGTCATCACTCTTCTGCAGCAGCGCCTGGAGCGACGTCTGGGACGGCACACCCTGATTTCGGCCGACAAGGCCGGGAAAGTGAAGAGGATCGAGCACTCGGTATGA
- a CDS encoding TetR/AcrR family transcriptional regulator: protein MAGTAEGTVRRGRGRPPRLSREQIVRSAAELALREPEVALTVKKVAEAVGSAPMALYRYFPDRDDLLQAVADRVLAETQHKDPPGETWQERLRAWMHSSRDYLLPHRQLLPYMAATQQPARISSLVTLTRMLRPLRLTEDDLALAVTLIGSTVIGHAVYETHRGPVSARKLDALSEALALYPQEEREAVAPLLSRLPRAQSRLYDVVVDRTVAVIEALATE from the coding sequence ATGGCCGGGACCGCGGAGGGGACCGTCCGCAGGGGACGTGGGCGCCCGCCCCGCCTGTCGCGCGAGCAGATCGTCCGCAGCGCCGCGGAGCTGGCGCTCCGCGAGCCGGAGGTCGCGCTGACCGTCAAGAAGGTGGCCGAGGCGGTCGGTTCCGCCCCCATGGCGCTCTACCGCTACTTCCCCGATCGCGACGATCTCCTCCAGGCCGTGGCCGACCGGGTCCTGGCCGAGACCCAGCACAAGGACCCGCCGGGGGAGACCTGGCAGGAGCGGCTGCGCGCCTGGATGCACAGCAGCCGCGACTATCTGCTGCCCCACCGCCAGTTGCTCCCCTATATGGCCGCCACTCAGCAGCCCGCCCGGATCTCCTCCCTGGTGACCCTGACCCGGATGCTGCGCCCCCTGCGGCTGACCGAGGACGATCTCGCGCTGGCGGTGACCCTCATCGGCTCCACCGTCATCGGCCACGCGGTCTACGAGACCCACCGCGGCCCCGTCTCCGCCCGCAAGCTGGACGCCCTGAGCGAGGCGCTGGCCCTCTACCCCCAGGAGGAGCGGGAAGCGGTCGCCCCGCTGCTGTCGAGGCTGCCGCGAGCCCAGAGCAGGCTGTACGACGTGGTGGTGGACCGTACGGTCGCCGTCATCGAGGCGCTGGCGACGGAATGA
- a CDS encoding transporter substrate-binding domain-containing protein: MRNRLHVAACALLASLTLTLSACSVDDTPGDGKDKRSHPAATLAPEPKDSALAAEVPEEYTKKTLIMGVSEYAPYVTFESDGKITGLVPELSAQLSSLLDVKIKVERTNFDAVIPGLKSGRIDLSAPSGDFIERQKEVDFADFAQSSVTLMVLKDSSFRPRSGLEVCGHKVGVEKGAGTQNVLAAQNKRCAAKGKPSVDAKLYTDLPAASLALQSKRVDAVAAPSASNTSVSQNAQDRFETLEVKDMMDLPAASAIYGIQAKKGTGLASVIVKGLQKMYESGTYAKLFGQWGLPLSTVTRSQLAVNGSKQSQTQ, from the coding sequence ATGCGCAACCGTCTCCACGTCGCCGCATGCGCCCTGCTGGCCTCCCTGACGCTCACCCTGTCCGCCTGTTCGGTGGACGACACCCCCGGCGACGGCAAGGACAAGAGGAGCCATCCGGCGGCCACGCTCGCCCCCGAGCCCAAGGACAGCGCGCTGGCGGCCGAGGTGCCCGAGGAGTACACCAAGAAGACGCTGATCATGGGTGTCAGCGAGTACGCGCCGTATGTCACCTTCGAGTCCGACGGGAAGATCACCGGGCTGGTCCCCGAACTGTCCGCGCAGCTCTCCTCGTTGCTCGATGTGAAGATCAAGGTGGAGCGGACCAACTTCGACGCGGTGATCCCGGGGCTGAAGTCCGGCCGGATCGACCTCAGCGCCCCCTCCGGCGACTTCATCGAGCGTCAGAAGGAGGTCGACTTCGCCGACTTCGCGCAGAGCAGTGTGACACTGATGGTGCTCAAGGACAGCTCCTTCCGCCCCAGGAGCGGTCTCGAGGTCTGCGGGCACAAGGTCGGCGTCGAGAAGGGCGCCGGAACCCAGAACGTACTCGCCGCGCAGAACAAGCGCTGTGCCGCGAAGGGCAAGCCGTCGGTGGACGCGAAGCTCTACACCGATCTGCCCGCCGCCTCGCTGGCGCTGCAGAGCAAGCGCGTGGACGCGGTGGCCGCGCCCAGCGCCTCCAACACCTCGGTCAGCCAGAACGCGCAGGACCGCTTCGAGACGCTCGAGGTCAAGGACATGATGGACCTGCCCGCCGCGTCGGCCATCTACGGCATCCAGGCCAAGAAGGGCACCGGCCTCGCCTCCGTGATCGTCAAGGGGCTGCAGAAGATGTACGAATCGGGCACCTACGCCAAGCTCTTCGGCCAGTGGGGGCTGCCGCTGTCCACGGTCACCCGGTCCCAGCTCGCCGTCAACGGCTCCAAGCAATCCCAGACCCAGTGA